A region of Salvelinus namaycush isolate Seneca chromosome 9, SaNama_1.0, whole genome shotgun sequence DNA encodes the following proteins:
- the cotl1 gene encoding coactosin-like protein, which produces MATRIDKEACREAYNLVRDDNTEINWAAFKYEGHMIVPAGQGTDYEEFKSQCTDDVRLFGFVRITTGDAMSKRAKFTLITWIGENVSGLQRAKISTDKTLVKDIVQNFAKEFMISDPRELEEDYIRTELKKAGGANYDAQGE; this is translated from the exons ATGGCAACACGAATCGATAAAGAGGCTTGCAGGGAAGCTTATAACCTCGTCAGAGACGATAACACAGAGATAAACTG GGCCGCGTTTAAATATGAGGGTCATATGATTGTGCCGGCGGGCCAGGGGACTGATTATGAAGAATTCAAGAGTCAGTGCACAG atgatGTGCGTCTCTTTGGCTTTGTGCGGATCACGACGGGTGACGCCATGAGCAAGCGTGCCAAGTTCACCCTCATCACCTGGATAGGGGAAAACGTGAGCGGCCTGCAGCGTGCCAAGATCAGCACTGACAAGACATTGGTGAAAGATATTGTCCAG AACTTTGCCAAGGAGTTCATGATCAGTGATCCTCGTGAGCTGGAGGAGGACTACATTCGCACCGAGCTGAAGAAGGCGGGTGGGGCCAACTATGACGCCcagggagagtag